aaaaaaaaaaaatctagagagataATGGaagataccaaaaaaaaaaatgatagtgtTCAGGAATTTCATATACCAATAGAATAGAAATTGAGCACGCAGAAGAAGTCTTTCAAACAATCTCATCAGATCCGATTTCTCGAATCgtatcatcatcaccatcatctgCAGCACAAGCATCAAAAGCAGTAGCAAAAGTTAGGGAAACATCACTACTATTGTCAGCCTTTTCATCAACGAATGAAATTTGAAACCTCAGCAGCTTCAACTTATTCTGAACCATAATCACCAGGATTATTACCtgcagtagtagtagtagtgtTACTAGTTTGGCTAGGTGGCTCCGCTTGACCAATTGTCGTCGACTGGGCATCATTTGCTTGATGACTTTTAGGGTCAAATTGGGGTGGCCACGACCATTCAATCGTGTCCCCTAACAACTCAAGTTTACAAAGGAACTTGAAGGCTTTTCTAACTCTTCCTTCACTTATTTCCTTTCCATTCTCACCTTCGATCTCCTTCAGTATGGCCATTGGAAGACGGTGGAGGGTAAAATAGAGCATCTTTGCAAAACAATCTTCCATGAAATCAAACAGATCCTTAACCGATCCAAAATTCTGCTCCTCTCGAATGAATTTACAAATGATTGAAAATTCAATTGCAATCAAACTCATGTGTTGTTCAGCCAACGAAGTAGCGAGTAAAGATTGGTCAACTAACTCATGAAAATTATGACCAAAAATTTCTTTTGCAGCATTAATAGGGCACTCGAGAAACCCAAGGACATGATCTAGTATCTCTGATTCGGATTCCTCCTCGGATTTCTTAATCAATAAGCGACTTTTGATTAATACAGGAGAGATGATCTTACTTCGGAACCAATTGTTGGGATTCTTCCAATTCACCCACACATCTTTTGCTGAGCTCCATCTTGCTTCATCTAACATGCTGCTGCTGGGAATGGTGTTTTGGTCGACAAAATAAATGGTTTCAAATGACTCATTTAAGGCTTCTTCTAATAAGTTGTACATTAGAGATGATTCCCCACAAGAAGCTGCAGGCATCAATTTTGCAAGAATTCTCGAAAGAACCAACACTGATACGCAGGAAACTCTGTATCCatatttattgaaaaatgaCATGAAATCATCATCAACATTTTCCCACAAAAATTCTTCCCCTGTAGCTTCTAATTTTCTTATGAAGAGGAAGGCACCTTCTAATTTAGAAGCAGAAGAAGGGTGAGGAGGAGGACATTTAGATATTATTAATTGGATGAGATGATCAGTTGGATTGTCCCCCTTATACCTATTTGTCCATCTCATCATGTCTTTCATGGCCATTTTACTTATCCAATTCCATAAAGTTAGAGCTTCACCCACAAAAAACATTATGCCCGTTTCATTTGTGGGGTCATGGAATTTACGACCAAATAGAATTATATATACCCGCAAGATCAATTTCTTAACATTGTAAATTGGGAGCCCAATGAAGATACTGCTGCATATGTACAACCCCATTTGGGTGCGTATAAGCACATCGATGATGGATTCTATGCCAACTTGAAAGACGAGGTTTTTCTTGAGGAATCTAAAAGGTAAGGTCTTCACCTTCAAGTATTCTAATTCTTTTtgtaaattaaatttttttacattttcacGGATACCTTCTTGGCCTTCAGTGTGGATGAGTAAAGAAAGCCATCTATAGATGATGGAAAAATTACCGACTGCAATGGTTAGAAATTGGGCCACAATTACAATGGGAATCGACCATCTGTAGTCAgaaacaccaccaccactactgcTGCTACATAATCTCACATTTTTTAGGGCAATCGACTTTAGAATGGCTTCTAAGACAACTGCTGAAGAAAGGGCAGATGACAAGCCAAAAACATGATGATGTGAAGTTTCACATAACAATGTCTGAGGGTTTCCTGCATAACTGAGTGTATGAAACTTCGCTACTAGATTTTTTAATCTCTCAAGACCCTCTGCATCATCCGTATCATCAATAAATACAAGTTTAGAAAAAACACTGACCAAATCTTTTTGGCCTCTAAACCCTATAGCAGATGACCACATGAACAAAAGCaatacccaaggattaaagtatcggtatcggtcgccgtatcgatcggccaaaattaagatacgtatcggagggtatcgtatcgtatcggagatacactaagatacactaaagatacacacataaatggataggaaacatttttttaaacacttttgcataaagaatttgttaaaaaaagctattgataatatgtattatgcacaaacactaaattgagggtatcatactaagaattcaaggtttgtagttgtcccataagtgtaaaatccttgttctcaaccttgattttcactttagttagagaaaaatatggctgacaacaaatttggaacaaaaacccctcaaaaaatcgtgtgttttctgaaaaattacccatcttggccattatatgactgatacgtatcgatactcaccgatactcaccgatacgtaccgatatatatcgatactcaccgatacgtatcgatactcaccgatacgtaccgatatatatatatcgatactcaccgatacgtgccaatatataccgatacgtaccgatcgatacataccgatacgtactaatacatatcgaaacgtatattttacctcaattttataattttcatagtcgtatcgaggcatatcgtatcatatcgatgtgtattgatggtgtattgatgcatatcggtatgtattgtaggatatatatcgatacgaaaggattttaaaaatttcatgtatcgtatcgatgtgtatcgtatcgatcggctaaatttaagatacgtatcggagagtatcgtatcggtatcggagatacttaaaaccatgactgcaacactcttgagttagagaaagtggctttgaaagcacaactagaggagcaatatgagattcttgcacaatttgatggttatgcagatgagctagccttattaaaggctaaggttgaagaatatgggagaactgagattgaaagagaagacatagaaaatgaagatgttgaagatgactctactccaaaagagcatcctagcagtaagaagctcaatgacattatcaatgctcaaagatcgactcacatcaaatttggacttggatttgttggggagtcttccaaaaataccaaggcaaatggtaagggaacagtacataatcctatcaaagtcaatgatagaaatgctcaaagaggaaagacacatgttactactgctggcaatgtcaagagagcagtacaaaaagataaagtgcagactggtccaactagaagaggaaatccatctatattccataagactaaccatgctagacaaccacagttggcaaggccaagcaggagagcagagagctatggatacagtcaaggtcctcaacagaggcctagagcatttgacaacttcagagctccttacagatggcagatggaacctgtgatgcagaggcacacctttcaaggttattgttacaaatgcaacacttttggacacaagatctcagattgcaagttcaacattggtccaaggagttatgtggacagaaatccttttgcaccccttatggaggaaacagttgaatgttacagatgcaacaaccttggacatattgcaaggaattgtagaactgtgtttcccccacaaagacaggagaacagaggtaagcagagagttttcagaagcacagaagatgatgagatggagagacagttctcaagacagaagaaagcaaagaaatctaaatctgtcaagaaagtttgggtttagagagagagagtagaagatgaagaagatgcagcagcatttgttattcatagagcttttaaggctcaaggagactctactccatggattcttgatagtggttgctcaagccacatgacaggagataaggaaaggtttgaacaattacatgactttgaaggtggatccgtgaagtttggcaacaacaatggtgccagaattacagggaaggggtccataagtttgaaccatgggaaggtgaaatctcttgatgtcttgtatgttgaaggactcaaacacaatcttctcagcatcagtaaaatttgtgacaaagggcatgaagtaactttcactagtaaagggtgtgagataagaagatcaagcagtggaaaggttgtagctactggacagagaacttcagggaacttgtacaccttgacagagttagagaaagattcttgcatggtcagcatagatgaggagacatggttgtggcacagaaggcttgggcatattggtttcaagaaccttgccaagatttcttcaaagaaggcagtgagagatgttcctgagttgaagaagctctccaatcctatatgtgcatcttgtcaaaagggaaagcaaaccagaatctcctacaagtctaagaagtattattccagttctccattgcagttgattcacacagacctatgtggtcctatgaggacacctagcacctcaggagagagatacatcatgttgtttgttgatgatcattcaacaatggtgtgggtgatgttcttgaaacataagtcagaggctttagaaagatttaagatctttaagaagcaagttgagaatcagatagggaagaagataaagtgtctgagatctgacagaggaggtgagtacagttgggatgattttgaagaatactgctatgagcatggtatcagaaaacaaacttcagctccaagaacaccccaacagaatggtgttgcagagagaaagaatagaacagtgcaagacatggctagaacaatgttggcagagaatgacatgggtaaaaagttctggaaggaggcagttctaactgcagtgtacatccataacagatgtatgttgagacctcatgaaagcaagactccatatgaaatttggtttggaagaagggctacagcaagacacttcaaggtctgtggtagcaagtgttatatcaagaacacaacccaagatttgggtaagtttgatgatagggctgatgaaggtatatttttaggttattctacttcaagtaaggcctatagatgctataacatcagacttggaaaaattgtagagagtgctgatgtcacagttgatgaaaaaagggatattccttcaggctcaggaaatgaacttccagaatttgaagatcttgatgatgagaatgacctggttgatagtagacccaaaagcaaaaatgagattgatgttgaacaggatgaggtagattcagatgagcagaggagacacaacagagttgatcaacagaaaacagatgagttaatcattagtgaccccactgtaggtgttcagactagaagaatgaagaccaacacatactctcttctttcgaagattgaaccaaaaactgttgatgaggcaagcaatgatgagagttggatgaaggccatgaatgaagaacttgatcaaatagagaggaatcacacttgggatctagtccctaggccagttgacaagaatgtaattggtactaaatgggttttcagaaataaactcaatgaagatggtcaagtggtgaggaacaaagcaagacttgtatgcaaaggatatgctcaagtggaaggcattgattttgaggaaacttttgctccagtggcaagacttgaggctatcagaatgttcttggctttgtcagtgtacaaggggttcaaggtctatcaaatggatgtcaaatcagcttttctaaatggaaacttggaagaggaggtttacatagagcagcctgatgggtttcagctgagcgaggaccccactcttgtgtgcagattgaagaaggcattgtatggtttgaaacaagctccaagggcatggtactccaaattggactcttacttgtgcaagttgggtttcaagaaaggcttagtggacagtaatctctacatcagaactgaagaaagcagtcagcttgtggtggttgtgtatgtagatgatatcatctttgggggtcacaaagatgagttgtgcaaagattttgcaatgaggatgcaagatgagtttgaaatgtccatgttgggtgaactatcattcttcttgggtctgcagatcaatcaaaagaaagaaggtatcttcatatctcagtccaaatatgtgagggagatgttaaagagattcaccatggaggattgcaagccagttagtacacctatgatgactgggtgtaagttgagcaaggaagatgactctccatcaattgaccacacctcgtataggtcaatgattggtagcctattatatctgacagctagtaggcctgacatcttacaagctgtgtgcatggtagccagatttcaagcaggaccaaaagagacacatgtggcagcagtgaagagaattttcagatatctgaaagggactagtgagtttgggttatggtatccgaaagtcaagagctttagtttgtcagctttttcagatgcagattgggccggatgtgtagatgacaggaagagcaccagtggtggtgcattctatttggggagcagcttggtggcatggcatagtaagaagcaagagtcagtctctctttcaactgcagaggcagaatacattgcagctacatcttgttgtacacaagtgttgtggatgaagcagatgttgaaggatttgagtgtggaggttgagcaggtagtgccactatattgtgacaatactagtgctatcaatatctccaagaacccggtgatgcattctagaacgaagcacattgctatccggtatcatttcttaagagacaaggtgatggaaggtgaagtaaggatggagtttgttcccacagcagagcaggtggctgatatcttcactaaaccgcttcccaaagatcagtttgagttcctcagacagaagctgggagtggtggttcttccaaagcactagtagcattggaagagggggagcaagttgcttgatgttgctaaccccatattggactcagggggaatccattggttccaccctttgtacttgttgtcaaagggggagagagttactcatcggagctttagagtgtattagtgataaggtggttgccaacaactccaaagggggagattgttattttatagttgtccttgttggcaacttagccacgtggcggtgatgacatggccagtttggatgacatggatgaaaatgatgacatggtagtgtccagtgtcatcgatgagataacagagcagcttggtatgcatggagtggtttaatacatcattaataggcggtgcgggtttctgggtcaaaactggtaaaattgacctatttacgatcgggggcatttttggcagtgaaaatgatatttttggaagatcttttcttcataaaaaatatagattgtaatttatctagtctagtgcatctgattttatcgcattctgataccgtatgaagaagttacggcatttgtg
This genomic window from Macadamia integrifolia cultivar HAES 741 unplaced genomic scaffold, SCU_Mint_v3 scaffold2550, whole genome shotgun sequence contains:
- the LOC122066733 gene encoding uncharacterized protein LOC122066733 — translated: MWSSAIGFRGQKDLVSVFSKLVFIDDTDDAEGLERLKNLVAKFHTLSYAGNPQTLLCETSHHHVFGLSSALSSAVVLEAILKSIALKNVRLCSSSSGGGVSDYRWSIPIVIVAQFLTIAVGNFSIIYRWLSLLIHTEGQEGIRENVKKFNLQKELEYLKVKTLPFRFLKKNLVFQVGIESIIDVLIRTQMGLYICSSIFIGLPIYNVKKLILRVYIILFGRKFHDPTNETGIMFFVGEALTLWNWISKMAMKDMMRWTNRYKGDNPTDHLIQLIISKCPPPHPSSASKLEGAFLFIRKLEATGEEFLWENVDDDFMSFFNKYGYRVSCVSVLVLSRILAKLMPAASCGESSLMYNLLEEALNESFETIYFVDQNTIPSSSMLDEARWSSAKDVWVNWKNPNNWFRSKIISPVLIKSRLLIKKSEEESESEILDHVLGFLECPINAAKEIFGHNFHELVDQSLLATSLAEQHMSLIAIEFSIICKFIREEQNFGSVKDLFDFMEDCFAKMLYFTLHRLPMAILKEIEGENGKEISEGRVRKAFKFLCKLELLGDTIEWSWPPQFDPKSHQANDAQSTTIGQAEPPSQTSNTTTTTADDGDDDTIREIGSDEIV